The DNA region GGCTCGCTGAAGTGCACGAGGAGATCGAGCTGCTTGCCGACGGAACCCGCCTGGCCGGCGCGCCGATCATCGCAGTCTCCGCCCTGACCGGTGCCGGGCTCGACGGGCTGCGCGCCGAGATCGCGCGCGCGCTTGCGGGTTTCGAAGCGCGCCGGCGCACGGGCCTGTTCCGCCTCCCGCTCGACCGCGCGTTCACCATCAAGGGCCACGGGACGGTTGTTACGGGCACCGCGATGGGGGCCGAAGTGCGCGTGGGACAGAAGCTGCGCGTGCTGCCCGGCGGCGGAGAGGTGCGCGTGCGCTCGATCCAGGTCCATTCGGAGCCGGTGGAAAGCGCGGGGCTGTGCCAGCGGGTCGCACTGAACTTGAGTGGGGCCGAACGGATGGAGCTCAAGCGGGGCGACGTCGTCGTTGACGATCGGCTCGAGCTCACCACCACACGGCTGGACGCGCATCTGGAGCTGCGGCCGGCGGCCAGGCGCCCGCTCAAGAACAACGACCGCGTGCGCTTTTTTATCGGCACTGGCGAGACGATCGGCCGCGCGATTGTGCTCGAGGCGCCGGGCGAGATCGCGCCCAAGCATAGCGCGCTGGTGCAGCTCGTGCTCAACGATCCAGTAGTTGCGCTGGCGGGCGACCATTTCGTGATCCGCGACGAAACGAGCCGGCGCACGCTGGGCGGCGGCGTGGTGCTCAATCCGCTCGGGCGGCGCATGCGCAAACCGCTTGAGGCCTATCTCAAGCATCTCGCCGCGCTCGACGCCGCGCCCTCGCCGGACACGATCGAAGCACTGCTGAATTTGCAGGAGAGTCTGGCGGCCACCCCTGCGCGGATTGCGCAGTTGCTCAACGCGCCCGCGCGCGAGGTGGGCGAGACGCTGCGCGATCAGCGCTTCGTCAAACTCTCGCTCGGCGACGAGGAGGGCTTTACCACGGCGGCCAAATGGGAGGAGCTCAAGCGCTTCGCGCTGGCCGCGCTTACGGCCCATCATCAGGCCGAGCCGCTGTCGCCCGGGCTCGAGATGGAAGCCTTGCGCGAGCGCCTGCCCTACGAGGTGAGCGCGCGCGCCTTCCGTGCGCTGGTCGACCGGCTCGGGCGCGAGTCGGAAATCGTGCGCGAGGAGAGCGTGCTGCGCCTACGGGGCCATCGGGTGACCCTTGGCGGCGACGAAGGCCGGCTCGGCGCGCGACTGGAGGAGGCGCTGCGCCGCGCCGAGTTCCACCCGCCCGATCTCAAGCAGCTTGCCGACGAACTCAAGCTGCGCGGCGCCGAGCTCGGCCGGTTGCGCACGCTGCTCGGTGCCCTGGAGCGCGAGGGGCGGGTGGTCAAGATCGCCACCGACCTCTACTTCGCGCGCGAGCCGTTCGAGGCCGCGCGCCAGCGCCTGCTCGACCATCTGCGCACCGCGCCCGAAATCACCGCTGCGACATATCGCGACTTGCTCGGCGCGTCCCGCAAGTTCGCGATCGCGCTGCTCGACTACTTCGACCACGCGGGCCTAACCACGCGTGTCGGCGACGCCCGCCGCCTGCGCGCCCGTTCGTAAGTGGCCGTAGCGGCCTTCTGAGCGGGACAGGCCTCGGTGCCCCGCCGGACTGTACGGATGGCTGCGGGCGCGATTGGCGAGCGCGGCGGCTTGCGCCACAATAGGCCGTTGATGCCTGAAGACCGGGACAATAACCCGGCGCGTGGCGAGCTGATTCGGCTGACCGCGCGCTGCAAGGCGGCGGGTTGAGCCGGCAAGCTGGGTCCGGAGGACCTCGCCGCCGCGCTTAGCCGCTTCGATCCGGGAAGCCATCCCGATCTGCTCGTCGGTATCACCACCGGCGACGACGCCGGCGTGTTTCGCCTGCGCGAAGATCTGGCCATCGTCAACACGGTCGATTTCTTCACCCCTGTGGTGGACGACCCGTACACCTACGGCCAGATCTCTGCTGCCAATTCGCTCTCGGACATCTATGCGATGGGCGGGGTGCCGAAAACCGCGCTCAATATCGTGTGCTGGCCGCAATCGGGGCTGCCAGGCGAGATGCTCGGCGAGATTCTGCGCGGTGGGGCGGACAAAGCGCGCGAGGCGGGCGTCGTGGTTGTCGGAGGCCACAGCGTCGCCGACGAGGAGGTGAAGTACGGGATGGCGGTGACCGGCGTGATCGATCCACGCCGGATAATCCGCAACGTCGGCGCGCGCGTCGGCGACGCGCTGGTGCTGACCAAAGCCCTGGGCACGGGGACCCTGATGACCGCGTTCAAGCGCGACCGGCTCGCGCCCGAGCACTACGCGGCGGCCGTGCGTTCGATGAGCGCGCTCAACGCGGAAGCGGCAAGTGCGATGATGCGGTTCGAAGTTCACGCGGCGACCGATATCACGGGCTTCGGCTTCGCCGGCCACGCCGTCAAGATGGCCGATGGCAGCGGTGTGACGCTGCGGGTCGAGGAGTCCGATCTGCCGCTGTTGCCGGGAGCGCTCGAATGCTGCCGGGCGGGAATGATCCCCGGCGGCGGGCAGCGCAATCGCGAATTCTTCGGCCCGCGCGTGCGAATCTCGGACGAAGTGGCGGCCGAGATGGTAGAGATCGCTTTCGACCCGCAAACCTCGGGCGGCCTGCTGATCGCGCTGTCCGAGCGCGACGCGCTGGCGCTGCTTGCCGCGCTCCAGGCTGCCGGCATCGCTGACAGCGAGATCGTCGGCCGCGTGGTCGAGCAGGGCCCGTTCGCGATCGAACTGGTTTGACGATTCGATCGGCCCCGCAGAGCCGAGTGCGAGGCATCGCGCGCGCGATGCCGACTGCCCGCGCCGGCCACGGCCTCGCGCGCCAGAGGGAGTCCCGTTTCGATGTACGATTTTGATCTGTTCACGATAGGTGGCGGCTCGGGCGGTGTGCGTGCGAGCCGGATGGCGGCGGCGCACGGCGCAAAGGTGGCGATCGCGGAGGAGCGCTATCTGGGCGGCACCTGCGTCAACGTCGGATGCATCCCGAAAAAGCTCCTGGTTTACGCCTCCGAGTTCGGCGAGGCGTTCGACGACGCCGCCGGCTTCGGCTGGACCGTGGGCGAGCGCCGCTTCGACTGGGCCACGCTCATCGCCAACAAGAACCGTGAGATCGCGCGGCTCAACGGCGTTTACGAGCGGCTGCTGACCGAGGCCGGCGTGCGGATCATGCGGGCACGCGCGACCGTCGTTGATCCGCACACCGTGGCGGTCGGTGGCCGGCACTTCTCGACGCGCTACATTGTGGTCGCGACCGGCGGATGGCCGACCAAGCCGGCGATGCCCGGCGTCGAGCACGCGATCACCTCGAACGAAGCATTTTTCCTGCCCGCCTTGCCGCCGCGGATAATTCTTGTCGGCGGCGGCTATATCGCGCTTGAGTTCGCGGGCATCTTCCACGGACTTGGCGCTCAGGTGACCATCATCCATCGCGGGGAGTTGTTCTTGCGCGGCTTCGATGACGACGTGCGCCGCGCGCTGGCGGTTGAGATGAGCAAGCGGGGCGTCGAACTGCGCTTCAACCGCCAGGTGGCGGCGATCCAGAAGGCGAGTCGCGGCTTTGATGTTGCGCTCGACGACGGCGCGCGAGTCGAGGCCGACCTAATCATGTTCGCAACCGGGCGTGCGCCCAACACGCGTGGCATCGGTCTCGAGCAGGCGCAGGTTGCGCTTGACGGCGAGGGTGCGGTGCGCGTCGATTCCTACTCGCGTTCGTCGGTGCCCAGCATCTACGCGATCGGCGATTGCACCAATCGCAAGCAGCTGACGCCGGTAGCGATCGCTGAAGGTCGCGCCGTCGCCGAGACGTTGTTCAACAACAACCCGATGCGCCCGGATTACGAGAACGTTCCCTCGGCGGTGTTCAGCCAGCCCGCGATCGGCACCGTGGGCCTGACCGAGGCCCAGGCGCGCCAGCGCTACGGCGAAGTTGACGCCTACCGCACCGGGTTCCGGCCGCTCAAACATACGCTCAGCGGCAGGGACGAGCAGTGCTTCATGAAGCTGGTGGTCGAGCGCGCCGGCGGCCGCGTGGTGGGGGCGCACATGATGGGCGCCGAGGCGGGCGAGATCATCCAGGGGCTGGCGATCGCGCTCAGGTGCGGTGCGACCAAGGCGCAGTTCGACGCGACGATTGGAATCCATCCGACCGCCGCCGAAGAGTTCGTCACGATGCGGACCAAATCGTGAGCGCGACGGCGCGGTCTTCAGGCGGCTGAGAACAGGCCGTCGGCAAGCCATCGCCCGAGCAGGCGATTGATGAGCCCAACCGCGTCATCTCCCTCCGCCGCGGCGGCTACCGCCTCGCACATGGCCGCAAAGCTCGCACCCTCCGCGGCAAGTGTGAGTGCCGCGCGCTCGCCGGCTTCGAGCGCACGGTAGTGCACCAGGCCGTTCCGCCGCCACACCAACACGCTCGCCGGTGCGTGTGCCGGCTCATTCAGCCTGCGGCCTTCGTCGATATCGCGCCGCAACTCGTCAACGCGCCATTGACAATCGAGGATCGCGCTTGCCGGATGGCGCCGAAGCGCGAGCGCAGGCCATTGCGTGGGCGCAATCGCGCGTATCGCTTCGGCGCTCAGCGCTGGCGCGTCGGCGGCGTGAAAAATCTCGACCAGCGTCCGCTCCAGGCGGGCAAGCTGCGCGGCGTACGGCCATCGCGCGCGCATCGGATGGGTGGCGAGAAAGTCGGCGAGGTAGCGCCCCGCGTAAAAGATCGACGGTTCGGTCGGCGGATGCTCGACCAGGTAGCCTGTGATGAGGTTGTGAAAGTTGTCGGCGCCGACCACGGCGAGCGTGGCCGGGAAGTCCTCCTTGAGGCAGTCGAGGATGCGGTAGAAGTAGGCGTTGGCGTAAATTTCCAGCCGTCCGACGGCGCCGAGACGCTCATCGCCGACGATCACGTCGTCCAGCTCGCCAAGCGCGCCCGGCCTCGACTCGCGTTCGGCCGCCAGACCCTCAGCGACGCCGCCGGGCGCCGTGATCAGTCGATAGAGCAGCGCCTGGAGGTTTTTGAGATCATCGCCAGCCGGCATATGATCGAAAATGGGCGCTGGCGAATCCCTGGATTTGTTCGCTCACACCCACTCGTCCAATTTGCGCCGCGCTGAGGGCGCGCTCAAGCGGCGCGCGGCGCGCCCAGGAGAAGCCACGATGGGAATGCTGGTCGACGGCCGATGGCGAAGCGACGATATCCGGGGGACCGGCGGCCCGCATTTCGTTCGCCCGCAAACCACCTTCCGCAATTGGGTCACCGCCGACGGCCGCCCGGGGCCGAGCGGCGTGGGCGGCTTCAAGGCCGAGCCCGGCCGCTATCATCTGTACGTCTCGCTGGCCTGTCCATGGGCGCACCGCACGCTCATCGTGCGCAAGCTCAAGCGGCTCGACAGCGTGATTTCGGTTTCGGTGGTCGATCCGCTGATGGGCGAGCACGGATGGGCGTTCGGCGCGCCCGACGGCTCGCTGATGCCGGGCGCGACGCGCGACGCGATCAACGGTGCGCGCTATTTGCACGAGACCTACACGCGGGCGCGCCCGGACTACACCGGTCGGGTTACGGTGCCGGTGCTGTGGGATCGCGCAGGAGCGACGATCGTCAACAATGAGTCGTCCGAGATCATCCGGATGCTGAATTCGGCGTTCGACGCCTTCGGCGACGCGACGGTCGATCTCTATCCGGTACCGCTGCGTGCGGAAATCGACGCGCTCAACCAGACCGTGTATGACACGGTAAATAACGGCGTGTACAAGTGCGGCTTCGCGCGCAGCCAGGAAGCATACGAGGCGGTCTTCGCGTCGCTGTTCGAAACGCTCGACCGGCTGGAGCGGCGGCTTGCGCGTTCGCGCTACCTCTTTGGCGTGCGGAGCACCGAGGCCGACTGGCGATTGTTCACCACGCTGGTGCGCTTCGACGCGGTTTACTACAGCCACTTCAAGTGCAACCTCCGGCGCATCGTCGATTATCCAAACCTGTGGGGCTATACGCGCGACCTTTACCAGATCCCCGGTATTGCTGAGACGGTCAGCCTCGCGCACATCAAACGCCACTACTACGCCAGTCACGCCTTCCTCAATCCGACCCGGATTGTGCCGATGGGTCCGGCGATCGATTTCCAGGCGCCCCACGACCGCGCCCGGCTCGGCGAGCTGGCGGTAGCGGCTGGCCGATAGCGACGCGAGCAACGGGTGTTTGACGCGCGGCGGCGCGCCGGACAACGATGGACGCACGCCCCGGGGTGCGGGCGTCATTCCAGCGGAGGTGCGCAGCGATGCGATTCAAGGATCAGGTCGCGCTGGTGACCGGCGCGGGACGCGGGATCGGCAAGGCAATCGCGCTCGCTTTGGCACGCGAAGGCGCCGATATCGGGCTTGCGGAGATTGACGAACAAACGGCACAGGCAACTGCTGATGAAATCCGCGCGATGGGACGGCGTGCGTTCTTCAAGCTTGCGGATATCGGCGACTGCGCGCAGGCGCAGGGATGGGTGGCTGAAGCGGCGAGCGAGCTGGGCCGGGTCGATATTATGATCAACAACGCCGGCGTCGCCAAGGGACAGCCGTTCCTCGAAATCTCGCCCGAGAATTGGGAGAACCATCTGCGCGTCCATCTATTCGGCACGTTTTACTGTTCACAAGCGGCAGCCCGCGCGATGGCGCCGCGAAAGTACGGGCGGATCGTGTCGATGGCTTCGGTGGCGGGCCTCATGGGGCCCCTCGACCTTGCGCCGTACGGCGCCGCCAAGGCCGGAATAATCGGGCTGACGCGCGCGATGGCGCTCGAGCTTGCGGATTACGGGATCACGGCCAACGCGATTGCGCCGGGGCCGATCGACACCGAGATGGTCCGCGCCGCGTGGTCCCGGGAGGCCTACGAGGAGCGCGCCAATCATTCGCCGATAAATCGCTTCGGCAGCGTCGATGAGGTCGCGCGCCTGGCGACGTTCCTCGCTTCCCCGGAATCGTCCTATATTTCGGGCGCGGTGATGGTGATCGACGGTGGCGCGACGGCGGCGGGCTCCTACATGGTCGAAAAGTATCGCCGGCGCAAGGCTGCGGCGCGCAAGTAACGCCGGCGCGCCGTCATTGCGCTATCTTGCTCAGGCCGTCGGGGCTTGCGTAGCGGCTGGCGTCGAGGTACTGCGCGCTGCAATCGCTGTTGAAGCACGGATGCTCGGCGGTGCTTACGGTCAGATGCTTGTCCTTGAAGTTGGCGATCAGCAGCTCGTTGGCGCCGTTGACGCCCAAAGCCGTGCCGGTCCCGGGCACGCGCATCGGGGACTGGAACTCGATCCAGGACTTGTAGAGTTGGCCTGCGGGATCGTAGAGATCGATAGCCAGCGGGAAGAACGTCTGTTTGTCGATGTATAGAACGCGTTTGCTGTAGCAATAGCCACTGGCAAACGCTGGCAACCTGCTCATCTCGACCACATACACGTCGCGCATTTCCCATTTGCCCAGCGTGGGCCGCGGCCAGGGTACGACGCCTTTGCCGCCCGGGTAGAAAAATTCCGCGGGCGGGCCGGTCGCTCCTCCGCAACGCTTGAACACCTGCGGGTTGAGATGGACCAGGAAGAGCATCGGCCGCAAGCCGGCGTACGTGATCTTGAAGGTTTGCGGCAGCGACGGCGGGCCGTAGTTCGACTCGTCCCAGGTGAAATCATTGCCCGGAAAGGGCGAGCAGCGTGAAGCTTCCGAAAGCCGCAGCGGGCGGCGCGCCGACGGCAGGTAGGTATCGTCCAGGCGGGTTGCGTCCGCGTAGGAAATGTCAAGGCTGGTCGTATACTTGCCCTGCTCAGGATAGAGCTGTTCATAGTACTTGACGAGATAATAGCCATTGGAATCCGGCACGGTCTGCGGAAAACCGGCATCGCTCAAATATGTCAGTTGTGAGTAAACAGAGTCGGCAATCTGGGTCTGGGTGAAATTACCCCAGGAGTCTCCCGTATAGTTGCACGAAGTCATCCGCTGCAGGCGGGGCGCATAGTGGTAGTAGGCGTCGTAGAAGATTTCGTACGGCGCAAGCGTCGGGTCCCTTTGCGCATCGGGAA from Candidatus Binataceae bacterium includes:
- a CDS encoding glutathione S-transferase family protein, translated to MGMLVDGRWRSDDIRGTGGPHFVRPQTTFRNWVTADGRPGPSGVGGFKAEPGRYHLYVSLACPWAHRTLIVRKLKRLDSVISVSVVDPLMGEHGWAFGAPDGSLMPGATRDAINGARYLHETYTRARPDYTGRVTVPVLWDRAGATIVNNESSEIIRMLNSAFDAFGDATVDLYPVPLRAEIDALNQTVYDTVNNGVYKCGFARSQEAYEAVFASLFETLDRLERRLARSRYLFGVRSTEADWRLFTTLVRFDAVYYSHFKCNLRRIVDYPNLWGYTRDLYQIPGIAETVSLAHIKRHYYASHAFLNPTRIVPMGPAIDFQAPHDRARLGELAVAAGR
- a CDS encoding SDR family NAD(P)-dependent oxidoreductase, which codes for MRFKDQVALVTGAGRGIGKAIALALAREGADIGLAEIDEQTAQATADEIRAMGRRAFFKLADIGDCAQAQGWVAEAASELGRVDIMINNAGVAKGQPFLEISPENWENHLRVHLFGTFYCSQAAARAMAPRKYGRIVSMASVAGLMGPLDLAPYGAAKAGIIGLTRAMALELADYGITANAIAPGPIDTEMVRAAWSREAYEERANHSPINRFGSVDEVARLATFLASPESSYISGAVMVIDGGATAAGSYMVEKYRRRKAAARK
- the selD gene encoding selenide, water dikinase SelD; the encoded protein is MPEDRDNNPARGELIRLTARCKAAGUAGKLGPEDLAAALSRFDPGSHPDLLVGITTGDDAGVFRLREDLAIVNTVDFFTPVVDDPYTYGQISAANSLSDIYAMGGVPKTALNIVCWPQSGLPGEMLGEILRGGADKAREAGVVVVGGHSVADEEVKYGMAVTGVIDPRRIIRNVGARVGDALVLTKALGTGTLMTAFKRDRLAPEHYAAAVRSMSALNAEAASAMMRFEVHAATDITGFGFAGHAVKMADGSGVTLRVEESDLPLLPGALECCRAGMIPGGGQRNREFFGPRVRISDEVAAEMVEIAFDPQTSGGLLIALSERDALALLAALQAAGIADSEIVGRVVEQGPFAIELV
- a CDS encoding DUF1329 domain-containing protein, producing the protein MGAHADAAPAASSHAEAVPLGTVVSYQNWQRYARFMPVGMRTLFAGDHFWRMPADVRIEVGPVVAIPLPDRYLADTARDAGAVKLAQLPTGGYAPTGYVAGIPFPDAQRDPTLAPYEIFYDAYYHYAPRLQRMTSCNYTGDSWGNFTQTQIADSVYSQLTYLSDAGFPQTVPDSNGYYLVKYYEQLYPEQGKYTTSLDISYADATRLDDTYLPSARRPLRLSEASRCSPFPGNDFTWDESNYGPPSLPQTFKITYAGLRPMLFLVHLNPQVFKRCGGATGPPAEFFYPGGKGVVPWPRPTLGKWEMRDVYVVEMSRLPAFASGYCYSKRVLYIDKQTFFPLAIDLYDPAGQLYKSWIEFQSPMRVPGTGTALGVNGANELLIANFKDKHLTVSTAEHPCFNSDCSAQYLDASRYASPDGLSKIAQ
- the selB gene encoding selenocysteine-specific translation elongation factor; the protein is MAAGIAHHNVTHAIIGTAGHIDHGKTALIKALTGQDTDRLKEEKERGISIDLGFAYFTLPDGTRAGVVDVPGHERFIRNMLAGAHGVDLVLFTVAADDGVMPQSEEHLDILHLLGVGRGIFVITKADLADAARLAEVHEEIELLADGTRLAGAPIIAVSALTGAGLDGLRAEIARALAGFEARRRTGLFRLPLDRAFTIKGHGTVVTGTAMGAEVRVGQKLRVLPGGGEVRVRSIQVHSEPVESAGLCQRVALNLSGAERMELKRGDVVVDDRLELTTTRLDAHLELRPAARRPLKNNDRVRFFIGTGETIGRAIVLEAPGEIAPKHSALVQLVLNDPVVALAGDHFVIRDETSRRTLGGGVVLNPLGRRMRKPLEAYLKHLAALDAAPSPDTIEALLNLQESLAATPARIAQLLNAPAREVGETLRDQRFVKLSLGDEEGFTTAAKWEELKRFALAALTAHHQAEPLSPGLEMEALRERLPYEVSARAFRALVDRLGRESEIVREESVLRLRGHRVTLGGDEGRLGARLEEALRRAEFHPPDLKQLADELKLRGAELGRLRTLLGALEREGRVVKIATDLYFAREPFEAARQRLLDHLRTAPEITAATYRDLLGASRKFAIALLDYFDHAGLTTRVGDARRLRARS
- the gor gene encoding glutathione-disulfide reductase produces the protein MYDFDLFTIGGGSGGVRASRMAAAHGAKVAIAEERYLGGTCVNVGCIPKKLLVYASEFGEAFDDAAGFGWTVGERRFDWATLIANKNREIARLNGVYERLLTEAGVRIMRARATVVDPHTVAVGGRHFSTRYIVVATGGWPTKPAMPGVEHAITSNEAFFLPALPPRIILVGGGYIALEFAGIFHGLGAQVTIIHRGELFLRGFDDDVRRALAVEMSKRGVELRFNRQVAAIQKASRGFDVALDDGARVEADLIMFATGRAPNTRGIGLEQAQVALDGEGAVRVDSYSRSSVPSIYAIGDCTNRKQLTPVAIAEGRAVAETLFNNNPMRPDYENVPSAVFSQPAIGTVGLTEAQARQRYGEVDAYRTGFRPLKHTLSGRDEQCFMKLVVERAGGRVVGAHMMGAEAGEIIQGLAIALRCGATKAQFDATIGIHPTAAEEFVTMRTKS
- a CDS encoding DNA-binding domain-containing protein, encoding MPAGDDLKNLQALLYRLITAPGGVAEGLAAERESRPGALGELDDVIVGDERLGAVGRLEIYANAYFYRILDCLKEDFPATLAVVGADNFHNLITGYLVEHPPTEPSIFYAGRYLADFLATHPMRARWPYAAQLARLERTLVEIFHAADAPALSAEAIRAIAPTQWPALALRRHPASAILDCQWRVDELRRDIDEGRRLNEPAHAPASVLVWRRNGLVHYRALEAGERAALTLAAEGASFAAMCEAVAAAAEGDDAVGLINRLLGRWLADGLFSAA